From one Humulus lupulus chromosome 8, drHumLupu1.1, whole genome shotgun sequence genomic stretch:
- the LOC133796328 gene encoding uncharacterized protein LOC133796328, with translation MKHASFFVVVVWALFGFLGKGFSAVSEVWGQASDFEFGGESGFHTESQVTYNYDRIDEVKEQCKSVLSSASELKTDGNIIKRDLFLKNGDWFQVKGQAPIMPFDDRYRTTEKNSTMFEYISNPKPKGDPLNLVSFQVTHVSPFHRSKKSVSISGTLNLAITEDGESYWYGGRKSPEFHIWPGFSNLLIEFQGVYTESENNGGERVVCMLGNAMLPSRESKPTNPWEWVNASSPYSYENPPSSQDDKILLVLRLPKKLNLTSRAIRGQMSSLNAKANQKYFDDVYIVSQLGRKSSSIYYDFTSDKLVSKACDPYPYKITDDGSLLIPGISVYKGNHFCDMFEEITSNRQPFTVLPNWNCSGKDEFCSKLGPFGINKTDGGFKGVSLYIKVVRCEQSNGHGSTSSAKLSVEFRASPPSENPYTASRRSGIGNLTVAAEGIWNSTSGQLCMVGCPGIVDPEGNGCNSRICLYIPTSFSLKQRSIMYGTFSSISSNAPSYFPLSFQKFINHPSYLRNYFQGSHPSYSYSTATRADTILKKNEDFSLQTTIKKSLLKFPKLEDAANYNVSLSLLSEDLTFYTYAAPDSKTPKSRVRRTNIQMNILSLGPLFGSFSRNTFSFGAVDSETETPYHTKAEYTENQLLLNVSGLLTVTGGEGYSNISVLFLEGIYDQRVGKMFLVGCRDVRASWEILHKSQDLEAGLDCLIDVIVSYPSTTARGLVDSLARINIASKRNDDDPLHFSQVKFQTVPITYRNQREDFLSRRGIEGILRILTLSFAIACITAQLFHTQRNTDSVPYMFLVMLGVQAIGYSIPLVTGAEALFKKASSESYQLYNYLESSRWFDVLDYTVKLLVMVSLILTLRLCQKVWKSRVRLLTRDPLKPHRVPSDKKVLLSNVAIHLIGYLLVLFLRSTRGDQRTRSYAYIGANSIVQSEWEAELEQYVGLVQDFFLLPQVIGNLIWQIDCQSLRKLYYIGITLVRLLPHLYDYVSDPNIPYFPEEYEFVDPSMNFYSKFGDVAIPVTAIVLAVLVYVQQKLSYEKLSQSLTFGRCRLLPFASRIYERLPSTSKAFEAELSPGVNGGNNANEKDHDLE, from the coding sequence ATGAAGCATGCATCGTTTTTTGTTGTTGTCGTTTGGGCTCTGTTTGGGTTTCTGGGAAAGGGGTTTTCAGCAGTTTCAGAGGTTTGGGGCCAGGCTTCAGACTTTGAATTTGGAGGTGAATCTGGTTTCCATACTGAATCTCAAGTAACCTATAACTATGATCGAATTGATGAAGTGAAAGAACAGTGTAAATCTGTGTTATCTTCTGCTTCTGAATTGAAAACTGATGGCAATATTATTAAAAGAGATCTATTTTTGAAGAACGGGGATTGGTTTCAGGTCAAGGGTCAAGCCCCAATAATGCCATTTGATGATAGATATCGAACTACTGAGAAGAACTCAACGATGTTTGAGTACATTTCAAACCCGAAGCCGAAGGGTGATCCCTTGAACTTGGTTTCATTCCAGGTTACACATGTGAGCCCTTTCCATCGATCAAAGAAGTCTGTTAGTATCAGTGGCACTCTGAACTTAGCCATTACTGAAGATGGTGAGTCTTATTGGTATGGTGGGCGTAAGAGCCCTGAGTTTCATATTTGGCCGGGGTTTTCGAATCTCCTTATTGAATTCCAAGGGGTTTACACTGAATCTGAAAATAATGGAGGGGAAAGAGTGGTTTGTATGTTGGGGAATGCGATGTTGCCATCTCGAGAATCGAAGCCTACTAATCCATGGGAATGGGTGAATGCTTCTTCACCTTACAGCTACGAGAACCCTCCTTCATCGCAGGATGATAAGATTCTACTTGTTCTTCGCTTGCCAAAGAAGCTTAATTTGACGAGCAGAGCAATCCGAGGCCAAATGAGTAGTTTGAACGCGAAAGCGAACCAAAAGtactttgatgatgtttacatagtGTCACAGTTGGGGAGAAAAAGTTCATCAATCTATTATGACTTCACCTCTGATAAGCTGGTTTCGAAAGCCTGTGATCCTTACCCGTATAAGATAACTGATGATGGCTCGTTGTTGATACCGGGAATAAGTGTCTACAAAGGGAATCATTTTTGTGATATGTTTGAGGAGATCACCTCGAATCGACAACCTTTCACCGTTCTGCCAAACTGGAATTGTAGTGGGAAAGATGAATTCTGTAGCAAGTTGGGTCCATTTGGGATCAACAAAACAGATGGTGGTTTCAAAGGTGTCAGCCTTTATATAAAAGTGGTTAGATGTGAGCAATCAAATGGCCACGGAAGTACCAGTTCAGCAAAACTGTCAGTTGAATTTAGAGCCTCTCCTCCATCGGAGAATCCATATACTGCCTCCAGGAGATCAGGGATTGGAAACTTGACTGTTGCTGCTGAGGGAATTTGGAATTCTACCAGTGGGCAGCTTTGCATGGTTGGTTGCCCTGGAATCGTTGATCCTGAAGGGAATGGATGCAATTCTCGTATCTGTTTGTATATCCCTACCTCATTTTCTTTAAAGCAAAGAAGCATTATGTATGGGACTTTTTCAAGCATTAGTTCAAACGCTCCATCATACTTTCCCCTTTCATTTCAAAAGTTTATAAACCACCCTTCATATCTCCGGAACTACTTTCAAGGCTCACATCCATCTTACAGTTACTCAACCGCTACAAGAGCTGATACCATCTTGAAAAAAAATGAGGACTTCAGTCTTCAAACTACGATCAAGAAATCATTGCTGAAATTCCCAAAACTTGAAGATGCTGCAAACTATAACGTTAGCCTTTCTCTTCTCTCAGAAGATCTCACATTCTATACCTATGCTGCCCCAGATTCAAAGACTCCTAAATCTCGGGTTCGAAGAACAAATATTCAGATGAATATTCTCTCACTTGGCCCCCTATTTGGGAGCTTTTCAAGAAATACATTCAGTTTCGGCGCGGTTGACAGTGAGACTGAGACTCCATACCACACTAAGGCTGAATACACAGAGAATCAGCTCCTTTTGAATGTGTCAGGCCTGCTCACAGTCACTGGAGGAGAGGGGTACAGTAATATTTCGGTACTTTTCTTGGAGGGTATCTATGACCAACGTGTTGGAAAAATGTTCTTAGTTGGCTGTAGGGATGTGCGAGCCTCTTGGGAAATATTACATAAGAGCCAGGATCTTGAAGCCGGGTTGGACTGTTTGATTGACGTGATTGTATCGTATCCTTCTACTACAGCTCGCGGGTTAGTCGATTCGCTTGCCAGAATTAACATAGCCAGCAAAAGAAATGACGATGACCCTCTTCATTTCAGTCAAGTCAAGTTCCAAACTGTCCCAATAACTTACAGGAATCAGAGGGAAGACTTCCTATCTCGTAGGGGAATTGAGGGAATCCTCAGGATTCTGACTCTTTCATTTGCGATTGCTTGTATTACAGCGCAATTGTTTCACACTCAGAGGAATACGGACTCTGTTCCATACATGTTTCTTGTCATGCTTGGGGTCCAAGCAATTGGATACAGTATTCCTTTAGTCACAGGCGCCGAAGCTCTCTTCAAGAAGGCTAGTTCTGAATCCTACCAATTGTATAACTATCTCGAAAGCAGCCGATGGTTCGACGTACTTGATTACACTGTGAAGCTTCTTGTTATGGTCTCGTTGATACTGACTCTAAGGCTTTGTCAAAAAGTGTGGAAATCTCGCGTGAGATTGCTAACACGAGATCCTCTCAAACCCCATCGCGTCCCAAGTGACAAGAAGGTGCTTCTGAGTAACGTGGCGATACATCTAATTGGCTACCTACTTGTTCTGTTCCTTCGTAGTACGAGAGGTGACCAAAGGACTAGAAGCTATGCATATATTGGAGCAAACTCTATTGTTCAGAGTGAATGGGAAGCTGAGCTTGAACAGTATGTTGGTCTTGTCCAAGACTTTTTCCTTCTCCCACAAGTAATTGGCAACTTGATATGGCAGATTGATTGTCAATCACTTAGAAAGCTGTACTACATCGGAATCACTTTGGTTAGACTTCTTCCGCATCTCTATGATTACGTTAGCGATCCCAACATTCCTTATTTCCCTGAAGAGTACGAGTTTGTTGATCCAAGTATGAACTTCTACTCGAAGTTTGGAGACGTTGCCATTCCTGTGACGGCAATTGTTCTTGCAGTTTTGGTTTATGTTCAGCAGAAGTTGAGCTACGAGAAGCTCAGCCAGAGTCTTACTTTCGGACGGTGCAGGCTTCTTCCATTTGCATCAAGAATATATGAAAGGCTGCCTTCAACTTCCAAGGCATTCGAAGCAGAGCTTTCTCCTGGTGTTAATGGTGGTAATAATGCTAATGAGAAAGACCACGATTTGGAATGA